In Solanum pennellii chromosome 7, SPENNV200, the following are encoded in one genomic region:
- the LOC114077968 gene encoding protein PXR1-like — translation MIIEKKEKEKKAKEEKEKEEKEKEKNAKEEKEREKKKKKKAKEMEMQKEKENMKQKEKAKAKKKGKKVEVVSCDVKRQYPFEGFNIDGDGPTKLMSSFSQWIKQGLYKHHAKKGNKEDHYLANCSKLEFDQLDLVVAFPMNKDWFYVLSQPNR, via the exons ATGATTattgagaagaaagaaaaggagaagaaggcaaaggaggagaaggagaaggaggagaaggaaaaggagaagaatgcaaaggaggagaaggagagggagaagaag aagaagaagaaggcaaaggagATGGAGATgcagaaggagaaggagaataTGAAGCAGAAAGAAAAGGCGAAAGCgaaaaagaaagggaagaaagtcGAAGTTGTCAGTTGTGATGTGAAGAGACAATAtccatttgaaggttttaaTATTGACGGCGATGGTCCAACTAAACTAATGTCATCCTTCTCTCAATGGATAAAACAGGGTCTTTACAAGCATCATGCAAAAAA AGGAAACAAGGAGGATCACTACTTAGCTAATTGCTCAAAACTTGAATTTGACCAACTTGATTTAGTAGTTGCATTTCCAATGAATAAGGACTGGTTCTACGTACTGTCTCAACCCAATAGGTAA